In one window of Bemisia tabaci chromosome 4, PGI_BMITA_v3 DNA:
- the Upf1 gene encoding regulator of nonsense transcripts 1, whose protein sequence is MSVDAYGPSSQTLTFLETEDADLIGADTQGSEFDFTDFTLPSQSQTQASQLDSAPNQKTQINGKISSETITSVNGVATKLRELQFEEEEDDAFYNKELPPYACKYCAIHDPSCVVMCNICKKWFCNGRGNTSGSHIINHLVRAKHKEVTLHKDGPLGETILECYACGVRNVFVLGFIPAKADSVVVLLCRQPCASQNSLKDMNWDQEQWKPLIADRCFLSWLVKIPTDQEQLRARQVSATQIAKLEELWKDNVDATLTDLEKPGIDEEPQQVLLRYEDGYQYQNIFGPLVKLEADYDKRLKESQTQEGVEVRWDVGLNKKIIAYLNLAKTDGDMRLMHGDELRLRYLGEQHKSWSGIGHVIKIPDNFGEEVGIELKSSSGAPTECTSNFVVDFIWKSTSFDRMQLALRKFAVDENSVSPYIYHRLLGHDVDEVLFRCHLPKHFSAPNLPDLNRSQVYAVKHALQRPLSLIQGPPGTGKTVTSATIVYQLVKQSGGAVLVCAPSNIAVDQLTEKIHRTGLKVVRVCAKSREAIDSPVSFLALHNQIRNMDVNSELQKLQQLKDETGELSSADEKRYRMLKKAEEKELLDAADVVCCTCVGAGDPRLARLKFHSILIDESMQATEPECMVPVVLGAKQLILVGDHCQLGPVVMCKKASRAGLSQSLFERLVVLGIRPFRLEVQYRMHPELSRFPSNFFYEGSLQNGVCADERKLPKIEFPWPVPDKPMLFYVTQGQEEIAGSGTSYLNRTEAVNVEKMTTRFLKCGVKPEQIGVITPYEGQRAFLVQHMQYQGALHSKLYQEIEVASVDAFQGREKDLIIMSCVRSNEHQGIGFLNDPRRLNVALTRAKYGIIIVGNPKVLSKQPLWNHLLNFYKEQKVLVEGPLNNLKESLIQFSKPKQLVNTVNPGSHFMSTTVYDAREALIPGSVYDRSGNHPGQMFPRPTLDMFARTHDPIGYISPERAQAAMTNVPVPVGLLMNMAHIPPRFYNQQQQAMQTRDSSRMNGNLSQGRMNPVAGNRARKPRNKLQSNMVSQNSQDLPQPYSQGMSQGMSQPGFSLSQPGLSLSQPELSQDSYMVGEFQSQMDGLLSQDSTYQGDRSAFFNPPHPHFSQQPY, encoded by the exons atgagtgTTGACGCGTACGGACCTAGTTCGCAAACCCTAACGTTTTTAGAAACCGAAGATGCCGACTTGATCGGAGCCGATACTCAGGGCTCCGAATTCGATTTCACGGACTTTACTCTTCCTTCCCAAAGCCAAACTCAAGCCTCACAGCTTGATTCAGCTCCCAACCAGAAAACTCAG ATCAATGGTAAAATTAGCAGCGAGACTATCACATCAGTCAACGGTGTCGCAACCAAGCTCCGAGAACTGCAATTTGAAGAAGAGGAGGATGATGCCTTTTACAACAAG gagcTCCCACCTTATGCATGTAAATATTGTGCCATTCATGACCCAAGCTGTGTCGTTATGTGCAACATTTGCAAGAAATGGTTCTGTAATGGACGTGGGAACACATCAGGCTCTCACATTATCAACCATCTTGTCCGAGCAAAGCATAAG GAAGTAACTTTGCACAAAGATGGACCCCTGGGTGAAACAATCCTAGAATGCTACGCTTGCGGAGTGCGTAACGTTTTTGTTCTTGGTTTTATTCCTGCCAAAGCCGATTCTGTGGTAGTGCTCCTCTGCCGGCAGCCATGTGCATCTCAGAATTCTTTGAAGGACATGAACTG GGATCAAGAACAATGGAAGCCCCTGATTGCAGACCGTTGCTTTTTGTCATGGTTGGTGAAAATTCCAACAGACCAAGAGCAGTTAAGGGCTCGTCAAGTCTCGGCAACACAGATCGCCAAGTTGGAAGAACTTTGGAAGGATAATGTCGATGCAACGCTCACTGATCTGGAGAAACCAGGAATTGATGAAGAACCACAACAAGTTTTGCTGAG GTATGAAGATGGATACCAGTATCAGAATATCTTTGGCCCCCTGGTAAAACTGGAAGCTGATTATGACAAGCGTTTAAAGGAGTCCCAAACTCAAGAAGGCGTTGAAGTGCGCTGGGATGTTGGTCTGAACAAAAAGATCATCGCATACTTGAATCTTGCTAAAACTGATGGAG ATATGCGTTTGATGCATGGTGATGAATTGAGACTGCGATATCTTGGCGAACAACATAAATCTTGGTCAGGTATCGGTCATGTCATCAAAATCCCTGACAATTTCGGAGAGGAGGTTGGTATTGAACTAAAGTCGTCCAGTGGTGCTCCGACAGAATGCACGTCTAATTTTGTTGTCGATTTCATATGGAAATCCACTTCCTTTGACAG GATGCAATTGGCATTGCGGAAATTTGCGGTTGATGAGAATTCCGTGTCACCTTACATCTATCACCGATTACTCGGCCATGATGTGGATGAGGTCTTATTCAGGTGCCATCTTCCAAAACATTTTTCTGCTCCCAACTTGCCTGACCTCAATAGATCACAA GTGTATGCGGTGAAACACGCATTGCAAAGACCCCTATCACTGATTCAAGGACCCCCAGGAACAGGAAAAACTGTAACATCAGCAACGATAGTTTACCAGTTGGTCAAACAAAGTGGTGGAGCTGTCTTGGTCTGCGCCCCCTCCAATATTGCCGTTGATCAGCTTACGGAAAAAATTCATCGCACTGGCCTGAAG GTCGTGAGAGTGTGTGCTAAATCGCGAGAAGCTATCGACTCACCTGTATCGTTCTTGGCCCTACACAATCAGATTCGCAATATGGATGT TAACTCTGAATTGCAAAAACTCCAACAACTGAAAGATGAAACTGGAGAGCTTTCGTCAGCGGACGAAAAACGTTACCGCATGCTCAAGAAGGCTGAAGAGAAAGAGCTATTGGACGCAGCAGATGTTGTCTGTTGTACCTGTGTCGGTGCCGGTGACCCTCGTCTCGCACGTCTCAAGTTCCACTCAATTCTCATTGATGAGTCGATGCAAGCCACGGAACCCGAGTGCATGGTGCCTGTCGTCCTCGGGGCCAAGCAACTCATCTTAGTCGGAGATCACTGCCAACTGGGACCTGTCGTCATGTGCAAAAAGGCGTCCAGGGCTGGACTCTCGCAGTCACTGTTTGAACGGCTTGTTGTTTTAG GTATTCGTCCATTCCGGCTGGAAGTACAGTACCGTATGCATCCAGAACTTTCTCGCTTCCCATCCAACTTCTTCTACGAAGGTTCACTTCAAAATGGTGTTTGTGCTGATGAGCGTAAACTTCCGAAAATCGAGTTCCCTTGGCCAGTCCCCGACAAACCCATGTTGTTCTATGTCACACAGGGCCAAGAAGAAATCGCCGGGTCCGGAACATCATATTTGAACAGAACAGAAGCTGTGAACGTGGAAAAAATGACAACCAGATTTTTGAAGTGTGGAGTGAAGCCAGAACAGATAGGTGTCATCACACCCTACGAAGGCCAGCGTGCATTTTTGGTACAGCACATGCAGTATCAAGGGGCTCTCCACTCGAAGTTGTATCAAGAAATCGAGGTTGCATCCGTGGATGCGTTCCAAGGGCGAGAGAAGGATTTGATTATCATGTCTTGTGTACGTTCAAACGAACATCAAGGTATCGGTTTTTTGAACGATCCAAGGCGTTTGAATGTAGCTTTAACGCGAGCTAAGTATGGAATTATAATTGTCGGCAATCCAAAGGTTTTGTCAAAGCAGCCCTTGTGGAACCACTTGCTAAACTTTTACAAGGAACAGAAGGTCCTCGTTGAAG GTCCTTTGAACAATTTGAAAGAGTCCTTGATCCAGTTCTCAAAACCAAAGCAACTGGTCAACACAGTGAATCCTGGCAGCCACTTCATGTCGACCACTGTTTACGATGCTCGTGAAGCGTTGATACCAGGTAGCGTCTACGACCGCAGCGGAAATCACCCAGGACAAATGTTCCCCCGGCCAACCCTTGATATGTTTGCCCGCACGCATGATCCCATCGGATATATTTCCCCGGAAAGAGCACAAGCAGCCATGACCAATGTCCCTGTTCCAGTAGGCTTGCTCATGAATATGGCCCATATTCCACCACGATTCTATAATCAACAGCAACAGGCAATGCAAACACGAGACTCATCCAGGATGAACGGTAACTTGTCTCAAG GTCGAATGAATCCTGTGGCTGGAAACCGGGCCCGCAAACCGCGCAATAAGCTTCAGTCGAACATGGTGAGCCAGAATTCCCAGGATCTTCCGCAGCCTTATTCACAGGGTATGTCGCAAGGAATGTCGCAGCCAGGCTTCAGTCTATCTCAACCAGGATTATCCCTGTCCCAACCAGAATTATCTCAGGACAGCTACATGGTTGGAGAGTTCCAGTCCCAGATGGATGGTCTCTTATCACAAGATTCAACTTACCAGGGTGATCGCTCAGCTTTCTTCAATCCACCACATCCACATTTCTCACAG caaCCATACTGA